A single Chryseobacterium sp. DNA region contains:
- a CDS encoding SDR family oxidoreductase, translating into MKNRRKPPFFGETVVITGASSGVGKATAEAFAKQGADLVLAARGEEALKETAEICRKLGAAVIAVPTDTSVAEEVQHLVDEAIEFSGKIDYWVNNAGVLAFGRFEDIPVEVTDQIVKTNLLGYMHSAHAVLPVFKRQKRGVLLNNISIGGWMPAPYGTAYTASKFGVRGMVETLQGEVSDFPDIHICALYPGFQKSAGIEHAANYSGIALRTPPPSFDPRKLADSIVKTAKNPAEASYPDWSAVVFKNVYEIFPGLIRYISSAGMRWVMKKADKNENTGGNVMEQSKGNMEIDGKTLLPVSPKTLTLAGVGIIGVVALGLLFSGRSKRIG; encoded by the coding sequence ATGAAAAATCGAAGAAAACCCCCGTTTTTTGGAGAAACAGTTGTTATTACCGGTGCGTCAAGTGGAGTCGGTAAGGCTACCGCAGAAGCATTTGCGAAACAGGGAGCAGATCTTGTTCTGGCTGCACGCGGAGAAGAAGCACTTAAAGAGACGGCCGAAATATGCCGGAAACTCGGCGCGGCAGTTATCGCTGTTCCTACAGATACCTCTGTAGCTGAGGAAGTACAGCATCTCGTTGATGAAGCTATTGAATTTAGCGGGAAGATCGATTACTGGGTAAATAATGCAGGAGTATTGGCCTTTGGCAGATTTGAAGATATTCCGGTGGAGGTTACAGACCAGATCGTGAAGACGAATCTTTTAGGATATATGCATTCAGCACATGCTGTTCTCCCTGTATTTAAGCGTCAGAAAAGAGGTGTTTTACTTAATAATATTTCAATTGGAGGATGGATGCCGGCACCTTACGGAACAGCCTATACAGCTTCAAAATTTGGTGTTCGCGGGATGGTGGAGACTTTGCAGGGCGAGGTTTCAGATTTTCCGGATATTCACATTTGTGCCCTTTATCCGGGATTTCAAAAGTCTGCAGGCATAGAGCACGCAGCCAATTATTCAGGAATAGCGCTCCGTACTCCTCCTCCTTCATTTGATCCTCGAAAATTGGCTGATTCAATTGTAAAAACGGCCAAAAACCCTGCAGAAGCTTCTTATCCGGACTGGTCTGCTGTTGTTTTTAAAAATGTATATGAAATATTTCCGGGACTCATCCGCTATATTTCGTCTGCAGGAATGAGATGGGTAATGAAAAAAGCCGATAAAAATGAAAATACCGGCGGAAACGTAATGGAACAGTCAAAAGGAAATATGGAAATTGATGGAAAAACACTGCTTCCGGTTTCTCCCAAGACCTTAACGCTGGCAGGTGTGGGAATCATTGGTGTTGTTGCACTGGGATTGCTGTTTTCCGGAAGATCAAAGAGAATTGGATAG
- a CDS encoding FAD-binding dehydrogenase gives MEEKFQPDAIIIGTGLAGLTAAMEITNAGKKVLLLDQETEQNIGGQAFWSFGGLFLVNSPQQRKMGIKDSYELALQDWKGTAGFDRKEDYWPRQWAEAYLKFAAGEKYEYISRLGIKLMFMVGWAERGDGSANGHGNSVPRFHVSWGTGTGVIKPFVDKAYQARKKGLLQMKFRHRVTELILENGRIAGLKGDILENDTQERGAATNREVISQFEYTAPHIVIASGGIGANHELVRKNWPERLGQAPENMVCGVPAYVDGKMIGIAEHIGAHIINRDRMWHYTEGLQNWNPIWPNHGIRILPGPSSLWFDAKGKRLPPPFLPGFDTLGTLKYIQDTGFSYSWFILTQKIIRKEFALSGSEQNPDITNRNYPLFLKRIFGKKAPGPVEAFKEHGKDFIVSDNLEDLVEKMNRLAGSHLLNYEKIKSQIEARDRELDNKFSKDTQVNYIRNTRNYLGDKLGRVAAPHKILSPENGPLIAVRLNILTRKTLGGIKTNLNGQVVRSDETVIEGLYAAGEAAGFGGGGMHGYRALEGTFLGGCLFSGMKAGKYIAGL, from the coding sequence ATGGAAGAAAAATTCCAGCCTGATGCGATTATCATAGGAACCGGATTGGCGGGGCTGACTGCCGCTATGGAAATAACCAATGCCGGGAAAAAGGTTCTCTTATTGGATCAGGAAACCGAACAGAATATAGGTGGCCAGGCCTTCTGGTCATTTGGAGGCCTTTTTCTGGTCAATTCCCCGCAACAGCGTAAAATGGGGATCAAAGACTCTTATGAACTCGCGTTACAGGATTGGAAAGGAACGGCAGGGTTTGACCGTAAGGAGGATTACTGGCCCCGGCAGTGGGCCGAGGCTTACCTGAAATTTGCAGCGGGTGAAAAATATGAATACATTTCAAGATTGGGGATCAAACTTATGTTTATGGTCGGCTGGGCAGAACGCGGCGACGGATCAGCCAATGGACACGGCAATTCTGTGCCCCGTTTTCATGTCAGCTGGGGAACCGGCACAGGGGTGATAAAGCCTTTCGTTGATAAAGCTTACCAGGCCCGGAAAAAAGGTCTCCTACAAATGAAGTTCAGGCATAGGGTAACAGAATTGATCCTGGAAAATGGGAGAATAGCAGGACTTAAAGGCGATATCCTTGAGAATGATACCCAGGAAAGAGGTGCTGCCACCAATAGAGAGGTGATCTCTCAATTTGAATACACTGCCCCTCATATTGTTATTGCCTCAGGAGGAATTGGAGCCAATCACGAACTGGTCCGGAAAAACTGGCCTGAAAGGCTCGGACAGGCTCCGGAAAATATGGTGTGCGGGGTTCCTGCCTATGTAGATGGAAAAATGATCGGCATTGCAGAGCATATTGGAGCCCATATTATCAACCGCGACAGGATGTGGCATTATACAGAAGGTTTACAGAACTGGAATCCGATCTGGCCTAATCATGGAATAAGAATATTGCCGGGACCGTCTTCCCTGTGGTTTGATGCTAAAGGAAAACGTCTTCCCCCTCCATTTCTTCCGGGATTTGACACATTAGGAACTTTAAAATACATTCAGGATACCGGATTTTCCTACTCCTGGTTTATTCTGACACAGAAAATCATCAGGAAGGAATTTGCCCTTTCAGGTTCAGAACAGAATCCTGATATTACCAATAGGAACTACCCTCTCTTTCTGAAAAGAATCTTTGGTAAAAAAGCACCCGGGCCGGTGGAAGCTTTTAAGGAACATGGAAAAGATTTCATTGTATCCGATAATCTGGAAGATCTGGTAGAAAAAATGAACCGGCTGGCCGGCAGCCATCTTTTGAATTATGAAAAGATAAAATCACAGATCGAGGCCAGAGACAGAGAACTTGACAATAAATTTTCAAAAGATACCCAGGTCAATTATATCCGGAATACAAGAAACTATTTAGGCGATAAACTTGGGCGTGTGGCGGCACCGCATAAAATACTTTCTCCCGAAAACGGACCTTTGATTGCTGTTCGTCTTAATATTCTTACCCGGAAAACATTAGGCGGGATCAAAACCAATCTCAACGGCCAGGTTGTAAGAAGTGATGAAACGGTCATTGAAGGATTGTATGCAGCGGGAGAAGCTGCAGGATTTGGCGGAGGTGGAATGCACGGCTACCGCGCATTGGAAGGTACGTTTCTCGGAGGATGCCTCTTTTCTGGGATGAAGGCGGGAAAGTATATTGCAGGATTATAA
- a CDS encoding TlpA disulfide reductase family protein, producing MKSRFTLLFLIVFSGCIFAQSKIEAGKKAPEITMSKADGTSFALSTLKGKLVLIDFWATWCAPCVEEQPALKTLYETYAEQVKNNKFEILGVSLDKNKESWQKAIDRFNIHWIQISDLKFWKSPVAKTYEIDELPFNVIIDGEGTILAKNLHGKDLEEFLKKNLNRN from the coding sequence ATGAAGAGTCGTTTTACCCTATTATTTTTAATTGTTTTCTCGGGATGTATTTTTGCTCAAAGTAAAATAGAAGCAGGGAAGAAGGCCCCTGAGATTACCATGTCCAAAGCTGATGGAACTTCATTTGCGCTTTCCACTTTAAAAGGAAAATTAGTATTGATTGATTTTTGGGCTACCTGGTGTGCTCCTTGTGTAGAAGAGCAGCCGGCACTGAAAACACTGTATGAAACCTATGCAGAACAGGTGAAGAATAATAAGTTTGAGATTCTCGGGGTCTCTCTTGACAAGAATAAAGAAAGCTGGCAGAAAGCAATAGACCGTTTCAACATCCACTGGATACAGATCAGTGATTTGAAATTCTGGAAAAGTCCTGTGGCTAAAACGTATGAAATTGATGAACTCCCTTTTAATGTCATTATAGACGGAGAGGGAACCATTTTGGCTAAAAATCTTCATGGTAAAGATTTGGAGGAGTTTTTAAAGAAAAATTTAAACCGGAATTAA
- a CDS encoding sensor histidine kinase has product MKPDRKSKLQIHLLFWILYYILEAYLDFYWSRYQFPDFKWQIRLQNTLMLELVYFLIKIPLAYSLLYVYEKVHINKLFKYILCSVIVVAAVLVHRFYTHYLIYPYIYAVTETLDGKEPSGYINGLVAFNSFMDLIFMVGLVFGIEITRQKSLLKEQISQLKSEKLDQELTMLKAQINPHFLFNTLNNIYGMALKKADETPDVILQLSKVMRYNIYEAAEKNISLEKDIENIKDFIQIQKIRHGHLTVNFNQSIDNPLQEISPLILIQFVENAFKHGVSESLGDPFITIDIQLKNGVLTYFIENSKEERSPEHSTKIGLKNIRRQLELLYPEHSLNVEDQNDTYIVHLTINFYDTPSS; this is encoded by the coding sequence TTGAAACCGGATAGAAAATCTAAGTTACAGATTCATTTGCTTTTTTGGATATTGTATTATATTCTGGAGGCCTATCTTGACTTTTACTGGTCCAGGTATCAATTCCCGGATTTCAAATGGCAAATAAGACTTCAGAATACCCTTATGCTGGAGTTGGTTTATTTCTTAATCAAAATCCCGCTTGCTTATTCTTTGCTGTATGTCTATGAAAAAGTACATATAAACAAACTATTCAAATATATCCTGTGCAGCGTGATTGTTGTAGCGGCAGTTCTGGTACACCGGTTTTATACTCATTATCTTATTTATCCCTACATCTATGCTGTTACGGAAACACTGGATGGAAAAGAGCCCTCAGGATATATCAACGGCCTGGTAGCGTTCAACTCTTTTATGGATCTGATTTTTATGGTGGGTCTTGTATTTGGAATAGAAATCACAAGACAGAAGAGCCTTTTAAAAGAGCAGATCTCTCAATTGAAATCTGAAAAACTTGACCAGGAACTCACGATGCTGAAAGCGCAGATCAATCCCCATTTCCTGTTTAATACCCTTAATAATATCTACGGAATGGCTCTTAAAAAAGCGGATGAAACTCCTGATGTTATTCTTCAGCTTTCCAAGGTAATGCGGTACAATATTTACGAAGCTGCTGAAAAAAATATTTCTTTAGAAAAAGATATCGAAAACATTAAGGATTTTATACAGATCCAAAAAATCCGCCACGGTCATCTTACCGTCAATTTTAATCAAAGCATTGATAATCCTTTGCAGGAAATTTCACCGCTTATATTGATTCAGTTTGTTGAAAACGCTTTTAAACACGGCGTTTCCGAAAGTCTGGGAGACCCATTCATCACTATTGATATCCAACTGAAAAATGGCGTCCTCACTTACTTCATTGAAAATTCAAAAGAAGAAAGATCCCCTGAACATTCCACCAAAATAGGGCTGAAAAATATCCGCCGCCAGCTGGAACTGCTTTATCCTGAACATAGCCTTAATGTAGAAGATCAAAATGATACGTATATTGTACACTTAACCATTAATTTCTATGATACGCCCAGCTCCTGA
- a CDS encoding NAD(P)/FAD-dependent oxidoreductase, whose amino-acid sequence MKKHILIVGGGFAGINLVKSLKNDSRFRITLVDKNNYHFFPPLIYQVATSFIEASNISYPFRKLFSENKNVKFHMGSLIRVNPDRKTIETDTGNLNYDYLVLALGTESNFFGMENVQKCALPMKSIEEALYLRNHILLTLEEAARNKDIKEAEKLQNIVIAGGGPTGVELAGMLAEMGKYIAQKEYPEIKLSLSSIYLIDALPSLLSPMSELAQRSAYEKLQELGVKILLNVAVKDYVDSKVILSDGKVIETETLIWTSGVVGREIQGLPEESIGKGRRILVDAYNKVEGVGNIYALGDICLMLSEEKYPKGHPQLAQVAIQQGKNLAANFKRIEDGKVLEPFRYHDKGSMAIISKYNAVVDLPKYSFKGFTAWLTWLFIHIIPLVGFRSKIQLALDWFRLFITNNPSIRLILFPKRNTGNG is encoded by the coding sequence ATGAAAAAGCACATTCTAATCGTAGGAGGAGGATTTGCCGGCATTAATCTTGTCAAATCTCTCAAAAATGACAGCCGGTTCAGAATTACCCTGGTTGATAAAAATAATTATCATTTTTTTCCACCGCTGATCTATCAGGTGGCAACCTCTTTTATAGAGGCTTCTAATATCAGCTATCCTTTCAGAAAATTATTTTCAGAAAATAAAAATGTGAAGTTCCATATGGGAAGCCTGATCAGGGTAAATCCTGACCGCAAAACAATAGAAACAGATACAGGAAATCTGAATTATGATTATCTCGTCCTTGCGTTGGGAACAGAGTCTAATTTTTTTGGTATGGAAAATGTGCAGAAATGTGCCCTCCCCATGAAAAGCATTGAAGAAGCACTTTATCTCCGGAATCATATCTTGCTGACCCTGGAAGAAGCAGCCCGGAACAAAGACATTAAAGAAGCTGAAAAATTACAGAATATCGTTATTGCAGGAGGCGGCCCCACAGGAGTAGAACTGGCGGGAATGCTTGCAGAGATGGGAAAATATATTGCTCAAAAAGAATACCCGGAAATCAAACTAAGCCTTTCCAGTATTTACCTGATCGATGCTCTTCCTTCCCTGCTTTCGCCAATGAGTGAACTGGCTCAGAGAAGTGCCTATGAAAAACTGCAGGAACTGGGTGTTAAAATTCTTCTGAATGTTGCGGTAAAAGATTATGTCGATTCCAAGGTTATTTTGAGTGACGGAAAAGTGATAGAAACAGAAACCCTGATCTGGACTTCCGGAGTAGTAGGCCGGGAAATCCAGGGATTACCTGAAGAAAGTATAGGAAAAGGCCGGCGAATATTGGTAGATGCCTACAATAAAGTGGAAGGGGTAGGAAATATCTATGCATTAGGAGATATCTGTCTTATGCTTTCAGAAGAAAAATATCCGAAAGGACATCCTCAGCTCGCACAGGTCGCCATACAGCAGGGCAAAAACCTGGCTGCCAATTTCAAACGGATAGAAGATGGAAAAGTACTGGAGCCTTTCCGGTATCATGATAAAGGAAGTATGGCTATCATTTCAAAATACAATGCAGTCGTAGATCTTCCCAAATATTCCTTCAAAGGATTTACAGCCTGGCTTACCTGGCTTTTTATTCATATCATTCCGCTGGTGGGCTTCAGAAGCAAAATACAGCTTGCTTTGGACTGGTTCCGTTTGTTCATCACCAACAATCCTTCCATCAGATTGATTCTTTTTCCGAAAAGAAATACAGGAAACGGATGA
- a CDS encoding aldo/keto reductase: MKTDILTEKHQLGLGGVAIGTAFENITDERANEILQAAWDIGIRYYDTSPWYGLTKSERRFGNFLKDKDRNDFIFSTKVGRLFHEVPESEVPPTMWKKPLNYDFRHDYTADAVKRSIADSLQRTGLNHIDIVYIHDLSEDQVGDRYPYFLEQARKGAFKVLSELRDQGIIKAWGMGVNKIEPILDCIESADPDICLSATQYSILEHEDAVDRLLPAVKKAGVKLVSGAGYNSGYIAGRERYNYKDVIPKGMHKKREQIAAIAKKYDIDIIDAALHFVLAADEFASIIPGASRPEQVHDNIKSLQTTIPPDFWQELKTAGLIYEKAQTPTGK, from the coding sequence ATGAAAACAGACATTTTAACAGAAAAACACCAGCTTGGGCTAGGCGGAGTAGCGATAGGGACCGCTTTTGAAAATATTACGGATGAACGGGCCAATGAAATACTGCAGGCCGCATGGGATATTGGAATCAGATATTATGATACTTCTCCCTGGTACGGCCTTACCAAAAGTGAAAGAAGGTTTGGAAATTTTCTTAAAGATAAAGACAGAAATGATTTTATATTTTCAACGAAGGTAGGAAGACTGTTTCATGAAGTCCCGGAATCCGAAGTGCCTCCCACCATGTGGAAAAAGCCTCTGAATTATGATTTCAGGCATGATTATACAGCCGATGCTGTAAAAAGATCTATAGCAGACAGTCTGCAAAGGACCGGACTGAATCATATTGATATTGTGTATATCCACGACCTGTCTGAGGATCAGGTGGGTGACCGCTATCCATACTTCCTGGAACAGGCCAGGAAAGGGGCTTTTAAAGTGCTTTCCGAACTCCGGGATCAGGGTATTATTAAAGCCTGGGGAATGGGCGTCAATAAAATAGAACCTATTCTGGACTGTATAGAATCAGCAGATCCGGATATCTGTCTTTCTGCAACACAATATTCCATTCTGGAACATGAAGATGCCGTTGACAGGCTTCTTCCCGCGGTTAAAAAAGCAGGAGTAAAACTCGTTTCAGGAGCAGGATATAATTCCGGGTATATTGCAGGAAGGGAACGGTATAATTATAAAGATGTAATCCCGAAAGGAATGCATAAAAAGCGTGAACAAATTGCGGCTATTGCCAAAAAATATGATATAGATATTATAGATGCAGCTCTTCATTTTGTACTGGCTGCTGATGAGTTTGCCTCTATTATTCCGGGAGCAAGCCGGCCTGAGCAGGTACATGACAATATAAAATCCCTGCAAACAACTATTCCGCCTGACTTTTGGCAGGAACTGAAAACTGCAGGTCTTATCTACGAAAAAGCACAGACTCCCACAGGTAAATAA
- a CDS encoding SDR family oxidoreductase: MNTYFNDKIVWITGASSGIGEALVRQLAIHTNATIILSSRHEDQLYSVAEKAGLAVNRYAVIPLDLSNYKEMPAIAAKAVEKFGRIDILVNNAGLSQRSLAMETDIEVDKRVMDIDYTGTVALTKAVVPYMIRNGGGQIAVVSSLMGIFGAPMRSGYAAAKHALHGFFDALRAELYKQKIEITIICPGFIQTDISIHAVTGDGSAQGTMDHATMKGMPVDLFAKKMLHAIGRRKKQKVIGGKEVAAVYLKRFFPGLLAKVIRKAKVV; encoded by the coding sequence ATGAATACCTATTTTAATGATAAAATAGTTTGGATTACTGGTGCTTCATCAGGAATCGGAGAAGCTTTGGTCAGACAATTGGCCATACATACGAATGCCACCATTATTCTTTCATCAAGACATGAAGATCAGTTGTATTCAGTCGCTGAAAAAGCCGGGCTTGCAGTCAATCGCTATGCTGTAATTCCCTTAGATCTTTCCAATTATAAAGAGATGCCCGCTATTGCTGCAAAGGCAGTAGAAAAGTTTGGCAGGATTGATATTCTCGTCAACAATGCCGGACTTTCTCAACGTTCTTTAGCGATGGAAACGGATATAGAAGTTGATAAGCGTGTGATGGATATTGATTATACCGGAACAGTCGCCCTTACCAAAGCGGTGGTTCCCTATATGATCAGAAACGGTGGCGGGCAGATTGCTGTTGTATCCAGTCTTATGGGAATATTCGGAGCCCCGATGCGAAGCGGATATGCGGCAGCAAAACATGCACTGCATGGCTTTTTTGATGCTTTGCGTGCAGAATTATATAAGCAAAAAATTGAGATTACAATTATTTGTCCGGGATTTATACAGACTGACATTTCCATACATGCGGTGACAGGTGACGGTTCAGCACAGGGAACTATGGATCATGCGACGATGAAAGGAATGCCGGTCGATCTTTTTGCTAAAAAAATGCTCCATGCGATCGGCCGGCGAAAAAAACAAAAAGTTATAGGGGGAAAAGAAGTCGCGGCGGTTTATCTTAAAAGATTTTTCCCGGGATTATTGGCAAAGGTGATTCGCAAAGCAAAAGTAGTTTAA
- a CDS encoding sulfite exporter TauE/SafE family protein, with protein MILKIVLLFAGTILAFWISAISGGGASLILIPILNLLLPTSLVPFSLTIGTLTSSASRIAVFKQHINWKIFLWFVPFSIPAVLLGAYLIKYVNPNYLQLVVAFFLIANLPQLFVSKNKKEETGTSYPKSALAVIGFTAGFISGITGAVGLLFNRFYLKLGLKKEEIVATRAANEVGLHLIKLIIYISLGLYSKTALWLGVAIAAAAIVSSYTVKYILPHLSENLFRKVGYMAMVVSGITLLTSTTGKIIQQDQVVVNASATENKKVYAMSWRNTRLALEYKTNKGLEIEKSISPEELSGKLKDQYHILNEYYDEVHIEKVFAFGKEVTHEFYCYKNNVLTKFKA; from the coding sequence ATGATTTTAAAAATTGTCCTTTTATTCGCAGGAACGATACTTGCCTTCTGGATCAGCGCTATCAGTGGTGGTGGTGCAAGTCTTATTTTGATTCCTATCCTGAACCTATTGCTTCCTACATCATTGGTTCCTTTTTCGTTAACCATCGGTACTTTAACAAGCTCTGCCTCCAGGATAGCCGTATTTAAACAACATATCAACTGGAAGATATTCTTATGGTTTGTTCCGTTTTCGATACCCGCAGTTTTGCTGGGAGCCTATCTTATTAAATATGTAAATCCAAATTACCTTCAGCTTGTTGTTGCCTTCTTTCTGATTGCCAATCTGCCACAGCTTTTTGTTTCAAAAAATAAAAAAGAAGAAACAGGTACATCCTATCCCAAATCTGCATTGGCCGTTATTGGTTTTACGGCAGGCTTTATTTCGGGGATCACTGGCGCTGTCGGACTTCTTTTTAACCGCTTTTATCTGAAATTAGGCCTTAAAAAAGAAGAAATCGTAGCTACCCGGGCTGCCAATGAAGTAGGTCTCCATCTTATTAAACTGATCATCTATATTTCGTTGGGACTATATTCCAAAACAGCGTTATGGCTGGGAGTTGCGATTGCAGCTGCAGCAATAGTGTCTTCCTATACCGTAAAATATATTCTTCCGCATCTCAGTGAAAACCTGTTCAGAAAAGTCGGTTATATGGCGATGGTGGTTTCCGGAATTACATTATTAACCAGCACTACGGGTAAAATTATACAACAGGATCAGGTTGTGGTGAATGCATCGGCTACAGAAAACAAAAAGGTGTATGCTATGTCGTGGAGAAATACCCGTTTGGCACTTGAATATAAGACCAATAAAGGATTGGAAATTGAAAAAAGTATATCCCCGGAAGAGCTGTCCGGAAAGCTTAAAGATCAATACCACATCTTAAACGAATACTATGACGAAGTTCATATAGAAAAAGTGTTTGCTTTTGGAAAAGAGGTCACCCACGAATTCTATTGTTATAAAAATAATGTACTTACCAAATTTAAAGCCTGA
- a CDS encoding rhodanese-like domain-containing protein, with protein sequence MKYLFIIACFVCSMLSQAQQKQDPWTASQLMDPALLASRIVKKKTKDLMIISVGPEAIIKGSVDIGPAHEPENLEKLRNYLNNVPKDKEIVIYCGCCPFVKCPNIRPAFGLLMEMGFKNAKLLNLPKNIKTDWLDKEYPTND encoded by the coding sequence ATGAAGTATTTGTTTATCATTGCGTGCTTTGTCTGCTCTATGCTGAGCCAGGCACAGCAAAAACAGGATCCCTGGACAGCCAGCCAGCTGATGGATCCTGCCTTATTGGCATCCAGGATTGTAAAGAAAAAAACAAAGGATCTCATGATTATTTCAGTAGGTCCGGAAGCCATTATCAAAGGTTCCGTAGATATAGGACCTGCCCATGAGCCTGAAAATCTGGAAAAATTAAGAAACTACCTTAACAATGTTCCTAAAGATAAAGAAATCGTAATCTATTGCGGATGCTGTCCTTTTGTGAAATGTCCGAATATCCGCCCGGCATTTGGATTGCTGATGGAAATGGGCTTTAAAAACGCCAAACTTCTTAATCTTCCGAAAAATATAAAAACAGATTGGCTGGATAAAGAATACCCTACAAATGATTAA
- a CDS encoding LytTR family DNA-binding domain-containing protein codes for MIRPAPEKYNCIIVEDEPIAAEILENFISRNEELNLVGKCANAVHASNLLSIHKVDLMFLDLHLPVIKGFDFLRKLKNPPFVIVTTAYHQYAVEGYELDIADYLMKPIPYDRFLTAVEKCKHLIQAEDALLEVAERDYIFISSGKKQIKIILQDIFYIESLREYINIHTKTETLTFKMPISKIEESLHPAMFIRIHKSYIISKSKVEMKAANIVQVNSKKLPIGRTYKPLAGL; via the coding sequence ATGATACGCCCAGCTCCTGAAAAATATAACTGCATTATTGTAGAAGACGAACCGATCGCTGCAGAAATTCTTGAAAATTTTATTTCGAGGAACGAAGAGCTCAATCTTGTCGGCAAATGTGCCAACGCTGTACATGCCAGCAATCTTTTAAGTATCCATAAAGTGGATCTTATGTTTTTGGACCTTCATCTTCCCGTGATAAAAGGTTTTGATTTTTTAAGGAAATTAAAGAATCCTCCGTTTGTTATTGTCACCACAGCTTATCATCAGTATGCTGTGGAGGGCTACGAACTGGATATTGCAGATTATCTCATGAAACCAATTCCTTACGACCGTTTTCTTACTGCGGTTGAAAAATGTAAGCATCTCATACAGGCCGAAGATGCCTTACTGGAAGTTGCTGAGCGTGATTACATCTTTATCAGCAGTGGTAAAAAACAGATCAAGATCATTTTGCAGGATATATTTTACATCGAAAGCCTGAGAGAATACATCAATATTCACACAAAAACAGAGACCTTAACTTTCAAAATGCCAATCAGTAAAATAGAAGAAAGTTTACATCCTGCAATGTTTATCCGTATCCATAAGTCTTACATTATTTCCAAATCGAAAGTGGAGATGAAAGCCGCCAATATAGTCCAGGTCAACAGTAAAAAGCTTCCGATCGGAAGAACTTATAAACCTTTGGCTGGGTTATAA
- a CDS encoding DoxX family protein yields the protein MKKSFFLRVALSVILLMHSVISICSGDVNNFGHLYLDTIGFHPAGLYVAWAVKLTHLFSVALLWTDRYIRPVAIGNILIFVFGIYYIHWQNGWFVVGGGTNGIEFNVLLIFCFLNLIFPEVRLKKTD from the coding sequence ATGAAAAAGAGTTTCTTCCTTCGTGTTGCGCTGTCAGTCATTTTACTAATGCATAGTGTGATTTCCATTTGTAGTGGCGATGTCAATAATTTTGGACATCTATACCTGGATACAATAGGGTTTCATCCGGCAGGACTTTATGTGGCCTGGGCCGTGAAGCTGACCCATCTTTTTTCCGTAGCATTACTCTGGACTGACCGGTACATCAGGCCCGTCGCAATAGGCAATATCCTCATATTTGTTTTTGGCATTTATTATATCCACTGGCAAAACGGATGGTTTGTAGTAGGGGGCGGAACCAATGGCATAGAGTTTAATGTTCTGCTGATATTCTGTTTCCTCAACCTTATTTTCCCTGAAGTACGTTTAAAAAAGACCGATTAA